A window of the Pseudomonas furukawaii genome harbors these coding sequences:
- a CDS encoding CaiB/BaiF CoA transferase family protein: MNVSAKPLAGLKVIELGTLIAGPFASRLCAEFGAEVIKVESPDGGDPLRKWRKLYEGTSLWWFVQARNKQSLTLNLKHAEGREILKKLLADADILIENFRPGVLEKLGLGWDTIHALNPKLVMVRLSGFGQTGPMKDQPGFGAVGESMGGLRYITGFEDRPPVRTGISIGDSIAALWGVIGALMALRHREVNGGQGQVVDVALYEAVFAMMESMVPEFDVFGFIRERTGNIMPGITPSSIHTAADGRHVQIGANGDAIFKRFMLAIGREDLAQDPQLASNDGRDARRDELYGVIDRWVGGLPLDQVLETLTRAEVPASRIYSAEDMFADPQFLAREMFLQARLPDGKPFRMPGIVPKLSETPGSADWIGPELGEHNAGILAGLGYSAEQVAALKAAGAI, translated from the coding sequence ATGAACGTATCCGCCAAACCCCTCGCCGGCCTCAAGGTCATCGAGCTCGGCACCCTGATCGCCGGTCCCTTCGCCTCACGCCTGTGCGCCGAGTTCGGTGCCGAGGTCATCAAGGTCGAATCCCCCGATGGCGGCGACCCGCTGCGCAAGTGGCGCAAGCTCTACGAAGGCACCTCGCTCTGGTGGTTCGTGCAGGCGCGCAACAAGCAGTCGCTGACGCTCAACCTCAAGCACGCCGAGGGCCGGGAGATCCTCAAGAAGCTGCTGGCGGACGCGGACATCCTGATCGAGAACTTCCGCCCGGGCGTGCTGGAGAAACTGGGCCTGGGCTGGGACACGATCCACGCCTTGAACCCGAAGTTGGTGATGGTGCGCCTGTCCGGCTTCGGCCAGACCGGTCCGATGAAGGACCAGCCGGGCTTCGGCGCCGTGGGCGAATCCATGGGTGGCCTGCGCTACATCACCGGCTTCGAGGACCGTCCGCCGGTACGCACCGGGATCTCCATCGGCGACTCCATCGCCGCGCTCTGGGGCGTGATCGGCGCGCTGATGGCGCTGCGCCACCGGGAAGTGAACGGCGGCCAGGGCCAGGTGGTGGACGTGGCGCTCTACGAGGCGGTGTTCGCCATGATGGAGTCCATGGTCCCGGAGTTCGATGTGTTCGGTTTCATCCGCGAGCGCACCGGCAACATCATGCCGGGCATCACGCCCTCCTCCATCCACACGGCGGCGGACGGCCGCCATGTGCAGATCGGCGCCAACGGCGATGCCATCTTCAAGCGCTTCATGCTGGCCATCGGTCGCGAGGACCTGGCCCAGGATCCCCAACTGGCCAGCAATGACGGCCGTGATGCGCGACGGGACGAGCTGTATGGCGTCATCGACCGCTGGGTGGGGGGGCTGCCCCTGGACCAGGTGCTGGAGACGCTGACCCGCGCCGAGGTGCCGGCCAGCCGCATCTACTCCGCCGAGGACATGTTCGCCGACCCGCAATTCCTCGCCCGGGAGATGTTCCTCCAGGCCAGGCTGCCGGACGGCAAGCCTTTCCGGATGCCCGGCATCGTGCCCAAGCTCTCCGAGACGCCCGGTTCGGCGGACTGGATAGGCCCGGAGCTGGGCGAGCACAACGCCGGCATCCTGGCCGGGCTGGGCTACAGCGCCGAGCAGGTGGCGGCGTTGAAGGCGGCCGGGGCGATCTGA